A window of the Streptomyces sp. NBC_01351 genome harbors these coding sequences:
- a CDS encoding ketosynthase chain-length factor, whose translation MNTALADPAAPATTAVFTGIGVAAPGGLGTEAWWAAVLRGESGIGPVTRFDASPYPVRLAGEVPGFVDEDHVSSRLLPQTDRVTRLSLAAAQEALDDSGAVIAELPPYAAGVVTANSSGGFEFGHRELQALWSQGPQHVSAYQSFAWFYAVNSGQISIKHGLRGASGVVVSEQAGGLDAVAHARRQLRKGARLVVTGGLDSALCPWGWAAHLAGGSMSTVADPARAYLPFDEDASGHVVGEGGALLVLEEAAGAAARGARVYGSLAGHAATFDASPQEPRLADAARLALADAGLRPGDVDLVFADAAGERAADRAEAEALAAVFGPYGVPVTAPKSMAGRLSAGGAALDLAAALLALRDQVIPPTTGTVRPAADCPVDLVTGTPRTGPALRTALVLARGRGGFNAAAVVRAA comes from the coding sequence ATGAACACCGCCCTCGCAGACCCCGCCGCCCCCGCGACCACCGCCGTCTTCACCGGCATCGGGGTCGCGGCCCCGGGCGGACTCGGCACCGAGGCCTGGTGGGCGGCCGTCCTGCGCGGCGAGAGCGGCATCGGCCCGGTCACCCGCTTCGACGCCTCCCCGTACCCGGTCCGCCTCGCCGGGGAGGTGCCCGGGTTCGTCGACGAGGACCACGTCTCCAGCCGGCTGCTGCCGCAGACCGACCGGGTGACCCGGCTGTCGCTCGCCGCCGCCCAGGAGGCCCTCGACGACTCCGGGGCCGTGATCGCCGAACTGCCCCCGTACGCGGCGGGCGTGGTCACCGCCAACTCCTCCGGCGGCTTCGAGTTCGGCCACCGCGAGCTCCAGGCCCTGTGGAGCCAGGGCCCGCAGCACGTCAGCGCGTACCAGTCCTTCGCCTGGTTCTACGCCGTCAACAGCGGCCAGATCTCCATCAAGCACGGCCTGCGCGGCGCCTCCGGCGTCGTCGTCTCCGAACAGGCCGGCGGCCTCGACGCGGTGGCGCACGCACGCCGCCAGCTCCGCAAGGGCGCCCGGCTCGTGGTGACCGGCGGCCTCGACTCCGCCCTGTGCCCCTGGGGCTGGGCCGCGCACCTCGCGGGCGGCTCCATGAGCACCGTCGCCGACCCCGCCCGCGCCTACCTGCCCTTCGACGAGGACGCCTCGGGCCACGTGGTCGGCGAGGGCGGAGCGCTGCTCGTCCTGGAGGAGGCCGCCGGCGCGGCCGCCCGCGGCGCCCGCGTGTACGGCAGCCTCGCCGGGCACGCGGCCACCTTCGACGCCTCCCCGCAGGAGCCGCGCCTCGCCGACGCCGCGCGCCTCGCACTCGCCGACGCCGGACTCCGGCCCGGCGACGTCGACCTCGTCTTCGCCGACGCCGCCGGCGAGCGGGCGGCCGACCGGGCCGAAGCCGAGGCCCTCGCCGCCGTGTTCGGCCCGTACGGGGTCCCCGTCACCGCGCCCAAGAGCATGGCCGGACGGCTCTCCGCCGGCGGCGCCGCCCTCGACCTGGCGGCCGCCCTGCTCGCCCTGCGCGACCAGGTGATCCCGCCGACCACCGGCACGGTGCGCCCCGCCGCCGACTGCCCCGTGGACCTGGTCACCGGCACCCCGCGCACCGGGCCGGCGCTGCGCACCGCCCTGGTGCTGGCCCGCGGCCGGGGCGGCTTCAACGCGGCGGCCGTCGTCCGCGCCGCCTGA
- a CDS encoding beta-ketoacyl-[acyl-carrier-protein] synthase family protein — MRRVVITGIGVVAPGKPGTKEFWSLLTSGRTATRTITLLDPAPYRSQVAAEADFDPLEHGFAPHEAERLDRAAQFALVSAREALADSGLADGGPGAALDPTRRGVTLGSALGCTTGLEREYAELSDRGGRWLVDHARAAEQLYDYFVPSSMAAEVARAAGAQGPVSLVSTGCTSGLDAIGHAVDLVREGSADVMVTGAAEAPISPISLACFDAIKATTPRNDDPAGASRPFDRTRNGFVLGEGAAVLVIEELEHARRRGAHVYAEIAGFASRSNAYHMTGLRPEGTEMAEAIRTALDEARLDPGAVDYINAHGSGTKQNDRHETDAFKRSLGERAHQVPVSSIKSMIGHSLGAVGALEVAACALTIEHGVVPPTANLHEPDPACDLDYTPLTAREQRTDTVLTVGSGFGGFQSAMILTRPGLKAAAV, encoded by the coding sequence GGGGTCGTCGCCCCGGGCAAGCCCGGTACCAAGGAGTTCTGGTCCCTGCTCACCTCCGGGCGCACGGCCACCCGCACCATCACCCTCCTCGACCCCGCCCCCTACCGCTCGCAGGTCGCCGCCGAGGCCGACTTCGACCCCCTGGAGCACGGCTTCGCGCCGCACGAGGCCGAACGGCTCGACCGGGCCGCACAGTTCGCCCTCGTCAGCGCCCGCGAGGCACTCGCCGACAGCGGGCTGGCCGACGGCGGCCCGGGCGCGGCCCTCGACCCCACCCGCCGCGGGGTCACCCTCGGCAGCGCCCTCGGCTGCACCACCGGCCTGGAACGCGAGTACGCCGAGCTCAGCGACCGCGGCGGACGGTGGCTGGTGGACCACGCCCGGGCCGCCGAGCAGCTCTACGACTACTTCGTGCCCTCCTCGATGGCCGCCGAGGTCGCCCGCGCCGCCGGCGCGCAGGGCCCCGTCTCCCTGGTGTCCACCGGCTGCACCTCCGGCCTGGACGCCATCGGGCACGCCGTCGACCTGGTCCGCGAGGGCAGCGCCGACGTCATGGTCACCGGCGCCGCCGAGGCACCCATCTCGCCGATCAGCCTGGCCTGTTTCGACGCGATCAAGGCGACCACCCCGCGCAACGACGACCCGGCCGGCGCCTCGCGCCCCTTCGACCGCACCCGCAACGGCTTCGTCCTCGGCGAGGGCGCGGCCGTCCTCGTCATCGAGGAACTGGAACACGCCCGGCGCCGCGGCGCCCACGTCTACGCCGAGATCGCCGGTTTCGCCTCGCGCAGCAACGCGTACCACATGACCGGACTGCGCCCCGAGGGCACGGAGATGGCCGAGGCCATCCGCACCGCGCTCGACGAGGCACGGCTGGACCCGGGCGCCGTGGACTACATCAACGCGCACGGCTCCGGCACCAAGCAGAACGACCGGCACGAGACCGACGCCTTCAAACGCAGCCTCGGCGAGCGCGCCCACCAGGTCCCGGTCAGCTCGATCAAGTCGATGATCGGGCACTCCCTCGGCGCGGTCGGCGCCCTCGAAGTGGCCGCCTGCGCGCTCACCATCGAGCACGGCGTCGTCCCGCCCACCGCCAACCTGCACGAGCCCGACCCGGCCTGCGACCTCGACTACACGCCGCTCACCGCCCGCGAGCAGCGCACCGACACCGTCCTCACGGTCGGCAGCGGCTTCGGCGGCTTCCAGAGCGCCATGATCCTGACCCGCCCCGGCCTGAAGGCAGCAGCCGTATGA
- a CDS encoding aromatase/cyclase produces the protein MDAPAGVVYGLIADTTQWPLLMPPSVHVERLDFDGTEDRFQMWVTANGQVKSWFSRRTMDPVARRVEFRQETPAAPARSLGGSWTVEELSANRSRLTLDHDFTVAPGRPDDAAWVGLATDTNSRAELDRIKETAERWARLDDLILTFEDTIKVQAPPELVYDFLYRVDAWPAHLSHVTRAEVTEDAPGIQHVSTDTLGADGSRQTTESVRICFPAAYRLVYKDTPATPLFAAHTGEWSLFPDETGVTAVSRHSVLLREEAIAEVLGPDADLADARASVRRALGRDSTATLAVAAHHAESAVRSL, from the coding sequence ATGGACGCACCCGCGGGCGTGGTGTACGGCCTGATCGCCGACACCACCCAGTGGCCCCTGCTCATGCCGCCCAGCGTGCACGTCGAACGGCTCGACTTCGACGGGACCGAGGACCGGTTCCAGATGTGGGTCACCGCCAACGGCCAGGTGAAGTCCTGGTTCTCCCGCCGCACCATGGACCCCGTCGCCCGCCGCGTCGAGTTCCGCCAGGAGACCCCCGCGGCGCCCGCGCGCAGCCTGGGCGGCAGTTGGACCGTGGAGGAACTCTCCGCCAACCGGTCCCGGCTCACCCTCGACCACGACTTCACCGTCGCGCCCGGCCGGCCCGACGACGCCGCCTGGGTGGGGCTCGCCACCGACACCAACAGCCGCGCCGAACTCGACCGCATCAAGGAGACCGCCGAGCGCTGGGCACGCCTCGATGACCTGATCCTCACCTTCGAGGACACGATCAAGGTCCAGGCGCCGCCGGAGCTCGTCTACGACTTCCTGTACCGGGTCGACGCCTGGCCCGCGCACCTCTCGCACGTCACCCGCGCCGAGGTCACCGAGGACGCCCCCGGCATCCAGCACGTCAGCACGGACACCCTCGGCGCCGACGGCTCCCGGCAGACCACCGAATCCGTACGGATCTGCTTCCCGGCCGCCTACCGGCTCGTCTACAAGGACACCCCGGCCACCCCGCTGTTCGCCGCGCACACCGGCGAATGGTCGCTGTTCCCCGACGAGACGGGCGTCACCGCCGTCTCCCGGCACAGCGTCCTGCTGCGCGAGGAGGCGATAGCCGAGGTGCTCGGACCCGACGCGGACCTCGCCGACGCCCGTGCCTCCGTACGTCGGGCACTCGGCCGCGACAGCACGGCCACGCTGGCCGTCGCCGCACACCACGCGGAATCCGCTGTCCGCAGCCTCTGA
- a CDS encoding acyl carrier protein — translation MGQEQFELADLVRLLRECAGEAEGTDLDGDILDSAFGDLGYDSLAMLETTGRVERDHSVVLDEEELDEAYTPRRYLDMVNRALAAQRATV, via the coding sequence ATGGGACAGGAGCAGTTCGAACTGGCGGACCTGGTCAGGCTGCTGCGCGAATGCGCCGGCGAGGCCGAGGGGACCGACCTCGACGGGGACATCCTCGACAGCGCCTTCGGGGACCTCGGCTACGACTCGCTGGCGATGCTCGAGACCACCGGCCGGGTCGAGCGGGACCACTCCGTGGTGCTCGACGAGGAGGAGCTCGACGAGGCGTACACCCCGCGCCGCTACCTCGACATGGTCAACCGGGCACTGGCCGCCCAGCGCGCCACGGTCTGA